The following nucleotide sequence is from Deltaproteobacteria bacterium.
CATAAAGCTCCACTGTGAACATCCTTCCAGCCTCCCGATGCCATTCAATAACATCGAGACAGCCTACAGGACCGGTACACTTTTGACCCGCCATTTTCTGCCAGATCTTTGCCGGTTCAGTGGTACACTTTACGCCCGCGATTTATAACTTCAATGACGATGCTGCCGCCTTCGTGGCGCGCCTGGAGCTTTAATACGCCGCAGGGATTTTTGCCGCGAGCTTGCCGCGCCTGCGGCGTTTCGATGCCGTGATCCAGGGCGTTTCGGATCATGTGCGTGAGCGGGTCTTTTAGGTGCTCGATGATGCTCATGTCGACTTCGACGTCGTCGCCCTGGGTTTCCAAACGCACGAGTTTCTTTTCGCCCTGCGCCAGGTCGCGGACCTTGCGCAGGTACTGGCGGAACGTCGGCCCCACCGGCACCATGCGCACGCGCATGATTTGTTCTTGCAGTTCTAGGGACAGACGCTCGACTTGGTCATGGGCTTCGAGGGCTTCGCTGGTGCTCTGGCCGCGCGCCGTCAGCGTTTGGCGCAAACGGCCCTGGGCGATGGCGATTTCGCCGGCGAGATTGAGCATGCGATTGAGCTTTTCGGTATCGACGCGGATGGTTGTGGCGTAATCGACGACGGCGTCGGCGACGGCGCCGCGCTTAGTTGGAACCGGCGCGGGATTCGGATTCTCCATCGGCTCAGCGGCGTCGCCGTCGGTCAGTTGTTGCTGGAGCTTTACATGCTCGGGCTTTACTTCCTCGGCGCCGGCCACTTCCGCGGCAATCATTTCGCGCAGCGCGTCCAACGAGCGCAGCAATAGGGTGATGCGCTGCGAGGTCACCGGGATGGAATGATTGCGAAAACGTTGTAACAGATCCTCGAAAGCATGAGCGAAGCCGGCGACTTTGGGAAAGCCCAAACTACCGGCGTTGCCCTTGATGGTATGCGCGCCGCGAAAGATCGCTTCTAAAAAACCGTCGTTGTGAGGATCGGCTTCCAAGGTGACCAGGGCTTCTTCCATGGCGGCGAGGCGCTCGTCGCATTCGGCGATGTAGGTTTTGAGAATCGCTTCGAAGTCGATTTCCATGTCTTAGGCCCTATAACCGCTTCACCCACGCCGAACCGTCGTCGGTGTGGAAAATTAATTTACGGCCTTTGTCGCCGCCAATATCTTGGCCGATGACCGGGATATCTTCGCGCTCGAGGATTTTTTCGGCGGTCTGGACATTTTCCCAGCCGAGGTGGGTGGCGCGGTTGCGAAACGCGGCGATCACACAGGCGCCGCCGAAGAGCTTCGCTTGCAGATCCCGTTTGCGGCAGCCGAGCGCCGTCAGTTGTTCGATCAGTTCGGCGATGGCGACGTTGCCAAAGCGCGGCGAAGCGACGCCGTCGCCGGTGAAAGCCGGTAGCAGATAGTGGTTGATGCCGCCGATCTTTTTCACCGCGTCCCACAGGCAGACCGCGACGCAGGAGCCGAGAATGGTCGTCACGGCATGGCTTTGGCGCGAGGCAAACAGCTGCCCCGGATGGAGATAAAGTTTTTCATGGGCGGCGTTCTTGACCTCAAGAACGGCCTCGCTCTGGTTTGGGTTTGGCTTTGCCGCTGAATGCATCGCTACACAATTTCTAATTTCAATCGCCGAGCAGGTTTCTTACCTTGGTGATGAGCTCCAGACTGTCGATCGGTTTAATGACGTAATCGTTGCAGCCGCTCTCGTAGCCGCATTCCATCGCGGTGGCTTCCGATTTGGTGGTCACCATGACGATCGGCACCTCGCGGGTCAGGGCATTTTCCCGCAGCCGTTTCACGGCGGCGAAACCGTCCATCTTGGGCATCACGACGTCCATCAGGATCAGATCGGGTAGGGTGGCCAACGCCTTCGCTACGCCTTCTTCGCCATCCCGGGCGATCATCAGCTCGTAGCTATCGCGCTGGAGAATCATTTGCTCCATTTGCAAAATGGTTTCGGAATTGTCGACCAGCAGGATTTTTCGCGATGCCACAGGTTTGAATCCTTTCTTCTGGTTTGCCCGTCCGTGCGACGCGTCAATTATCGCAGCTTGCTGCCGTCGGCCCGGACTCAAATGGATTTACTCAAAGCAAGACACCGGCCATTCGTAATCATTTAGAAACTGCCAATACATTCCGAAAAATTGACAAATCGCGTCGGCCGTTCACAAATTTGTGCAGAAAACCCTAGAAAGTTGACCGAGAGCGAACGAACGGAGGGCGTGAGCGCTGAAGCAAATTTTTGGGGTTCAAGCGCCGATAAGAATTTAATCGCCAGTAGTTTTTCTCTTTGTTCTCAATCGCTGCTCAAACGTCGCGAGTGAAAAATTCGTTTGCGGCGGCCGATGATGACGCATCATTACCAAGAGTGGAGCGTTCCCACCTTTAACTGTCCAACCCTGTTCAATAAGGGCCATAACTGACCAATCGGTGCGCTGAGGTTTTTGCTAACGTTGGGTTTTCCTGCAAGTTTGTCTAGCCGACAAGATGGCACATAATTGGCTTTACATGGTGGAGTTAATATCTTGTCTGGCGCGAAACTTCGGCCGAGTTTGAAACCAAGGAGTGATTGCAGTGGCACTACCCGACGAATCAAATGAGATTACCGCACCTCAGAGTGCGACCCATCTCGGCCCCGGGACCGATGTCTTGTATGGCTGGCTCGTCGACCGAGCGGCGGCGGATCTTGGCTTGGCGCAAACCTTGGCGGCCAACGAGGCGCAGCGCCGCGAACAGATCAAAGCCCTCGAGGAGAGTTTCCAGGCGCAGATTCGCGAACTGCGTGAGCGTTCAGTCGTCAGCGGCGTTGAGCCGAGCGGTACGACAGCGATCGAGCCGCTCAAGCAGGAGCTGGAACGATTCGGCGCACACCAAGCGCAGATCGAAGCCGCGTTTAACAGCAAACTCGGCGAGTTCGCTTCACAGTTACAACAGCAAACAGCAACTAGCTCTTCTGCTAATAGCGAAGATATAAAATTCGAAGTCAAACTTATAGCTGACCGCATTGCCCGGGTAGAATTTGCCAGCCAGCGGGCGCAAGCCCAGGCGCTGAGCGAAAGCCAACGGCTTGAAAATACGCTCGTCGAGCGGGTTCAGGCTTTGGTCGCGAACGAAGCGGCAAGCAACAAAGTCCAACTACTTGCCGAACTCCAAGCTCATGGCGCGGTAGCTGAAGTTTCAAACCAATGGCAAGAACAGCTCAGCGATCTAACGCAGCGAATCGGCGGTCTGGAAAATTCCTCTAGTGCGCTGACCGAACAGCAGCAGCGTTGGAGTGATGGCGCGGACAGGCGCATGAGCGCGCTGGTGGACGAGGTCGGCGCGCAGCTGCGAGTTCTGGGCAGCGCCAATGTCGATCATGAAACTCATGAAGCGGCGCGGGCGGCGCTGATCGCGCGGCTCGGCCGATTGGAACAGAGCGCGTCACTCGGTGTCGCGGAACTCAAAGCCGAGATCGGTGCAATTAAATTTCGCCTCGACGAGCCGTTACGTGCGGCACCGATCGACGACGTCGCCGTGCAGCGTTTGGACGAAATCCTCAGCGCTCGAATCGCCGAGCTCCAGGAAAAATTGGCCACAGCCTTGAACCTTGCCGCTCAGCGCGATGGCGAGCTAGTGGCGCTCCAAGGACGCATGAGCGCTTTGTCCGTTAACCTCACGGCGCTATCCGAGCGCGTCGTCGATCACGATCAAATCGCCGCGCTCAAAGCGGAACTCGGCCATGGTGAAGCACAAGCAATGCAGACGGCGCGATCATTGATGCGCCAAGTCGAAGCCAACCTCGGTGCCAAACTGAACCAACTCGAAAGCGAACTCGGCGGCGCACTGGAACGGAGCCAGAGCCGCGACGGCGGGTTCGACGAGATACGCGGGGAGATCGAGCAGCTGGCGCAACGTTGGCTACAGAGCGAGAGCAACACCCAGCAGACCCACGGTTTGATCGCCAATGAACTGGCTCATGCCGCGCAACTGCGCGACGGCGTGATTGGCGAACTGAGCGCGTTGCAAAGTCAGTTCAGCGAACGCCAGGAGCGCGATCAGCGCATCGACAATCTCGCTGCCGATCTCAACGCCCGCTTGTTCGATGTCCAGAACCAGCTCAGTCAGAATTTGTCTTTACTGGTCAGCCGCGACGCGGAAATCTCGGCGCTCAAGCTGCAAGTCGAACATTTGATCCAAATGGCCGCGGCGAAACCTGTCATGCCGCCGCTGGCGCCGACCCGATTGCACACGGCGGCCGCGCTCGGCGGCTTGAAACCGCTGTCTGAAGCGCAGCCGGTGTTGAAGCCGGCGGCGGCGCAAGAGCCGGCGAGCTTGTTGCAGAGTTATGATGCCGATCCTGCTGCTGGGGCGAAACAGGATAAAAGACAATTGCAGGAAAAGATTTCCGCCGACATCGAGCGGGTCAGAGCGGAGCTGAGAAAACGCGCCGGAGTCAGCCGTTAAGTGGCGCAGGCGGATTATTTATCGCGATTGCGGCGGCAACGATTTGACGATTTATGAGCGGTAAACGAATTCCCACCGGCATTCCCGAGCTCGACGCGCTGCTTGAAGGCGGCCTGCGGGAAGGCAAAACCTATCTTGTGGTGGGACAGCCCGGCACTGGCAAGTTGGTCTTCAGCTTGCAGTTTCTCGTCCGCGGCTTGCTCGAAAAAGAAAAATGTCTGTACGTCGCCATCGACGAGAAACCCGCCGATGTCATCGAGCAGGCGACTTCGCTGGGGTGGGATTTGGCGCCGTTCATCGAGTCCAAAGAGTTTCTCATTCTCGATGCCTCAGCCTATTTCGGCGGGCGCGCCGGCGATCCCGCCAAGGGCGTCGACGTGCAGCAGGTGGCCGCCGATCTCAATAATTATATCGTGCGCATGGGCGCGGTCCGAGTGGTGATCGATCCGGTGGGGCCGCTGCTGTCGGCGCGCAACTCGGAGCAGGCGCGGCTGTTGATCTACGCGCTCCAGGCGAACACCAACACGACCCATTTGCTCACGACTTACGCCGCCGAAAAGCCGCCGCGCGGCGTGGAAGAATATTTAGTCGCGGGAACCATCGTCCTGGAAATGAATCGAGTCGAAGGCCGCTATCAACGCAAATTGACCATTGAAAAAATGCGCGCCACGGCGTTGGAACCGGCGCAGTACGACTTCAACATCGTCGCCGACCGCGGCATCGTGTTCAAAACCTAATTGCCCTTTCCCATCTAGCCGCGAAAAACTTCAGCGTTGACCGCCGTGCCGTAGGCCAGCACTTCGGTGACGCCGGCGGCGATTTCCGTCGCGTCGTAGCGCACGCCGATGATGGCGTTGGCGCCGAGCTGGCCGGCATGCTCGATCATCAAACGATGGGCGTCGTCGCGCGCCCGCTCGCAAAGTTCGGTGTAGATGGTGATGTTGCCGCCAAACAGCGTCTGCAAGCTGGCACCGATGTTACCGAGGAGGCTGCGCGAACGGACGATAATGCCGCGCACGACGCCTACGTTTCGCGCAATCCGGTAGCCGGGGATTTCCTGCGCCGTGGTGATGAGCTTGCTGTCAATCATGGGCAATTCTTTCTCCTTTGGGTTTACCGCATCCGCAATCAACGCGCTGGCAGCGGGTCGGCGCCGGCGATTCTGTTGAAAAGTGAGATCACTTCGGTGTCGCGCGGAATGTCTTTGATCGCTTTGTCCTGGGCCTCCGGGGTCAGCGGCGTGGCGTCGTCGGCGGACAGCCGTTTGAAGTCTTTGAGAAACGCCGGGTCTCTAAAAGTCTTGCGCATCGCCTCGCGCCAGTGATTGACCGCTTCCCCCGGCGTGCCGGGCGGCAGAATGTACGGTGAGCCGACCAGCCGGAAGGTGCGGAACATGGTTAGGATCTTGCGCTCACGATCATTCTTCCCAAACGTTTCTAGCTCCGGCAGCTTGTTGAACGCGGCATGGAGATGACGATCGTCCTTAGGAATCTGGATGATCGCGTGGAAGTTTTGCAACTTTTTCTCGACGAATTCGGGATTGCGCTGCAATACAGTGTCGGGAATATTGGCACGGGCGTCGAGCTCGCCACGCTCCATCGCTACATCGAGCTCAAGTCCGGAATAGCCGGTGACGAATTTTGGTTCTTTCAAACCCAATATCCAGGAAAACAGCCGGCCGTTGATGTAAATGTCATGGCCGACGGTCTGGGCGCCGACGCGAATGCCGGGACGGGCGCGCAGCTTTTCCAAATTGTCCAGGCCGAGTTTAGCCACGGTGCCGAAAACATATTGCGCCGTGCTGTTGGAGGCGCCGAGATAGATGAGCTTATCGATATCGTATTCGACTCCGGTGGAGCCGAGCACGGCGTTGGCGACTAGACCTGAGCCGACATTGCCGAGGGTCAAGCCATCCGGCCTGGCGTTGCGCGCGATGTAATTGGTCGCCTTTCTACCGCCGCCGCCGGGCATGAACTGGGTGACGATGATCGGCTCGCCGGGCAAATATTTTTTGAGAAACGGTATAGCCGCCTGGACGCGCAGGGCGCCGGTGCCGCCGGGCTCGCGGCCTTGGACCAGTAAGATGGTTTTACCCTGGAAGTAGGGTGTGGATTGAGCGAACAGCGGTGCGTTAACCGCGCTTGTGACGCCTGCGATGATAACGGCTAGGATCAAATTTGCCAGCATCAGTTCTCCGTGAAGTTCTCGGTGTTAACTAAATACGTTTGATTGTAATTCCATCAAAGTAGCATGCTGCGCTGGCGCTGCAAGTTACCAACCGCGCTTGGTGAACTTAGCGATATCGCGCCGGTCGCGCTTCGATGGGCGACCCGGCGAATCAAATTCCACGCCGCGCTCGAATTTCATTTGGGCCGCGACGGCTTGCCGTTTGGCGACGCTTTCAGTGGTTTCTTCATAGAGGCCTTGCGCCTGTGGCGCCGGACCGCGCAGGCGGGAAACCGCTTTGACGACGATCGCCCATTCAATAGGGCCGCGGCGAATATTCAGTTTGTCGCCGATCCGAACCACGCGGCTCGGTTTCGCACGGGCGCCGTCGATGTCAATTTTACCGCCACCGATGGCTTCGGCGGCAAGCGCGCGGGTCTTGAAAAACCGCGCGGCCCAGAGCCATTTGTCTAGTCTGATCGCTTCGTTGTCTGTGTCGTCGCGTATGTTTCGCTGGTGTTTACGGCCAAGGAAAGTGACCCAGCGGAGCTTCATTCAAAAGCTTGTGGTCGGTAAGATCGACTTGCAACGGAGTGACCGAGACGAATCCTTCGTGCACGGCGACGCAATCGGTGCCGTCGTCATGGGCGAAGCCCAAGTCGTCGCCGCCGATCCAGTAATATTTGCCGCCGCGCGGGTCGACGCGCTCGACGATGTTTTCGCTGTAGTGGCGCTTGCCCATGCGCGTCAACTTCCAGCCTTTGAGCTGCGCCTTGGGTAAATTGGGCACGTTGACGTTGAGCAAGGTGCCCGCGGGGATGCCCGGCTGTTGGATGCGCTCGATCAAGGTCGCGGTGAATTCTGCCGCGATGTGAAAATCGAAATTGCTAAACGTGACCAGAGAAACCGCGATGGCGGGAATTCCCAACAGCGTGGCCTCGATGGCGGCGGACACCGTTCCCGAATAAATAATGTCGTCGCCGAGATTGGGCCCTTTGTTGATTCCGGAGACGACCAGATCGGGTTTGACCGGCAACAGTCCGGTAAGCGCGAGCTTGACGCAATCCACCGGCGTGCCGTCCACTGACAGGCGCCGCGGGCCGATTTCGTGCACGCGCAGCGGCCGGTGCAGCGTCAAGGCGTGGCTCATGGAACTCTGCGCCCGGTCCGGCGCCACGGTGTAGATCTCGCCAAGTTTTGCCAAGCTCTTTTCTAGTGCCGTCAGTCCTTCGGATTGAATGCCGTCGTCGTTGGAAAGCAGGATGATCATGGGCGTATTGTCGCAAAGAAGATGGCGGTGGACAAGTGCGCGGTTAAGAGGAATTCACCACAGAGAACACAGAGTTCGGAAGAGATTTGCAGTAATAAATTTTTACGCTGCGCCGCGCTGGAAAAGGCGCAATTCTCACAAGCCAGCGGAAAATTGCCGGTGGTTTTCGATCATTGCGGCAAACTGCGGTTTGTCGTTTTCATGGACCGTCGCGGGAAACTTGGCCTCGCTGCGGCGCCAGCGCGCCAGCCATTTGTGATCGAGCAGTTGCGGCGCCAGGGGATGGCGCGTCACGCTTTTGGCTTGGGTGAAGGCCAGCGTGGTTTCGATTTTCGGTCCGCTGCCAATCCCTTGGGCGACAAAAAAGCCGGCGCTCAAGAGCGCCACGCGCACGGCGGTGGACGCCGAATAGGTGTAGAGTTCCGCCGGTTTGCCCGCGCAGCGGCGAAAAATCCGCGCGAAGATTTCGCCGGTCCACAGTTCAATATCGATTTTGAACGAGAAGGGGTCGTAAAAAATTAGCTCGGGAGTTGGCGCCGCATCGAGGTGAACGCGAAAGTCGCCGTTGAGCAGTTGCCAATGGAGCAGTCCCGACGGGTGCTGCCAGTTGCCAGTGGCGAGAATCTTTGTTGGCGCGCCGTGGCGCAGGTGCGGCAACTCGCCGGGATATTTGGCGGCGAGGATGAGCGGGTCGAGGTCGCGCTCGAAGCTGATCACGCGCAGGGGCCGCAGCGCGTTGTTAAACGCGTAGCATTTCTCGAAGCAGTGAATCGCCGTCATGGCATTGGTGGCGGCGCCGAGGCCGACGTCCCAGATCACCAACTCGTTGCTGTTACTTTGATTCAATCGTTCGGCGAGGGCCGATTGTTCGATGTAAAGTTTGTTGGCTTCCTCAATGGGCGCGATTACCGAGTGCATGATTTCGCCGGAACTGATTTGGCGAATGCTCGAGAAACCTTGAGCAGAACGGAAAATCTCGTAATCGCCCAAACGGGCGGGCTGGCTCGACTTCGCCTTACGTGGTGCGTGGGACGGATGATCTTCGTCGCTGCGCGCCAATTCGATTCGTTTCTCGCGATAGTAAGCGGCGAATCTGCCGGCTAAAATCTGCTCGCGCATTTCGAGCATCAGTCGATGATAGAAGGCCAGATTGTGCATGCCCAAGAGATGCCAACCCAACACCTCGCCTGATTTGATCAAATGATGCAGATAGGCGCGCGAGTATTGCCGGCAACATTGGCAGTCGCAAGCGGTGTCCACTGCGTCGTCATTCAATTTATAGGCGGTGCGGCGCAATTGTAGTTTACCCAGCGAGGTAAACACCACGCCGCGTTGCGCCAATTGGGTCGGAATGATGCAATCGAACATGTCGACGCCGCGATGGACCGCTTCGAGAATATCGATCGGTGTGCCTACTCCCATCAGATAACGCGGCAGATTTATCGGCAACAGCTCGGTGACCAGTTCGGTGAGATCGTAGCGTTCGGCGTGGGTTTCGCCGACTGCGAGACCGCCGATGGCCAAGCCGTCGAAGGGCAGTTCGCGCAAGAATACCACGCTCTGCTTACGCAGTTCAGTATGGGCGGCGCCCTGGACGATACCGAACAACGCAGCCGCGGAATCGCCGTGGGCAGCGATCGCACGTAGCGCCCAGCGGTGGGTGAGTTCCATCGCTTCACGGGCTTCATCGTAAGCGGCGGTGGACGGGATGCACTGATCGAGCACCATCCTGATGTCGCTGCCGATGGCCTGCTGCATTTCGATGCTCGATTCCGGTGAAAGCAAAAATGTCTTGCCGTCGACGTAGCTATTGAAGCGCGCGCCGCTTTCGTTTATCGCCCGCGAATGCGGCAGCGAAAAAATCTGAAACCCGCCGGAGTCGGTGAGCACCGGGCCGTCCCAGTTCATGAAGCGGTGAATGCCTGAGAATTTTTTGAAAACTTCCGGCCCCGGCCGCAGCAATAGATGATAGGTATTGGCCAACAACAGCCGCGCGCCGGTGGCGCGCAAACTTTCCGCGCTCTGCGCCTTGACAGTCGCTTGGGTGCCGACCGGCATGAAGATCGGCGTTTCCACTGGGCCGTGAAGAGTTTGAAATGTTGTCGCACGGGCGCGGGAACCGTTTGCTTCGGCTTCTAACGTAAACTGCAAGCGACTATTAACGCACGCTGAATCTAGCATTGACCGTCACACTATCATCGCTGGGAGCACTTCGAAACATTAGCGGATCGCTTGGCAGGCGGGGTTGCTACAACAAAGCGTGGTTGCGATCTTGTGTCCACTACGCCGCCTGGGGTATAAATTTTATTCGTTGCAAGGAGAACTTTTCCCATGGCAAACGCGGAAATCGTCGCGATCGGTTCGGAATTACTGCTCGGACAAATCGTCGATACCAATTCGGCTTGGATGGCGCAGCGGCTGACCGCGCTGGGTGTGAATCTCTATTTCAAATCGGTGGTCGGCGATAATCCAGCGCGTATGAAAGAAGTGATCGCGCGGGCGATCGAGCGCGCCGACATCGTCATCACCAGCGGCGGCATCGGCCCGACCCAAGACGATCTGACCCGCGACATCGTCGCCGAAGTTACCGGCCGTAAGCTGATTCAAGACGCCGGCATGTTGGAGCAGGTCGAAAGCCACTTTCGCCGGCGCGGCCGGCCTATGACGCCGAACAATTTGCGACAATCCTATATGCCCGAGGGCGCGATCCCGGTGAAAAATCCCAACGGCACCGCGCCGTCGTTTGTCGTCGAAGACCCGCGTGGAATTATCTTCTCCTTGCCCGGCGTGCCGGTGGAGATGAAGTGGCTGTTCGAAAACGAAGTCGAACCCTACCTGATCAAGAAATTCAATCTCGCCGAAGTGATTCACTACCGCGTGCTCAAGATCGTCGGCATCGGTGAGAGCGCGGTGGACGACAAGGTCGGCCACTTGATCGCCAACTCGAGCAATCCCACCGTCGGCGTCTTGGCGCTGCCCGGACAGGTCGACGTACGCATTGCCGCTAAGGCGGCCAACCGCGATGAGGCGATGAAGATGATCGCGCCGGTGGAAGCGGAGGTGCGCGGCTTGCTCGGCACGGCGATCTTCGCCGCCGACGATGAAACCATGGAGTTGGTCACGGGCAAACTGCTGCGTGAAAAAAAACAGACGGTGGCGGCGTGCGAAGATTTAACCTGCGGCCAGCTGGCGGAAAGGTTGCAGACCGCGAGCAACGAAAATTTCGGCGCCGGTTTTATCTGCAATGGCGAGGCGGCGCTTCGCTCATTGCTAAAAAATTCTCAAGCCGCGAGCCGGATCGATGAAGTTCTCAAGGATCCACTGGCGTTGACCGATGCCATGGCCCAGGCGGCGCGCCAGCAGTCGGGCTGCGACTTTGGCCTGGCGCTCCACGCCGTCGCCGATCCCAACAGCAAGATTCAAAATCTCGCCGGCGGCGAGACTTATGTGTCGCTCACCGACGGCAAAACCTTTTTGCGCCGCGAAAGCACCAGCGCCGGGCGCGGCGCCTATGACCGCTCGCGCATGACGCTCAACGCGATTGATTTGCTCAGGACGGCGTTGTTGGAGGGGATGAATTGAAAATAGTTTTTAGTGTTTAGTTTTGAGTTTTTAGTTTCGCAAGTAGCGCCTGCAATTGGCTGAGCGGCGCTTCCAAGCTGCGGATCGCTTCACTCCAGAATTCGGTTTTCTCGATATCTCTGCCGATGGTTTGTTTGACGACGTTTTCCGCCGTGTCGCTGCCGGCGCGGCGCAGGAACTCTTCGTACTTGGGCAGGAATGAATTGCCTTCGGCTTTGAACATGGCGTAGAGCGCGCGGCTCAAAAGATAGCCGAAGGTGTAAGGGAAGTTATAAAAAGTGATGCCGGTGATATAAAAATGCAGCTTCGATGCCCAGAAGTAGGGATCCTCGCCGCCCGGTTCTAGAACGTCGCCGATAATTCTTCGCTGAGTTTCGACCATCAATTCTTTCAAACGGCTGACGCTCAACGGTCCCTTCATTCGTTCTTCATAAAAAGATTTTTCAAATTCGTAGCGCACTGGGATGTCCAAGAGATAGACCGCGCCGTGGCCGATCTCGATGTCGAGAATCATCGCCTTTTGCCGGTCGCTGACTTGCGGGTCGTCGAGGATGCCGTTCATCAAGACGTTCTCGCCGAATGTCGACGCGGTTTCGGCCAAGGTCATTGGATAGCCGCGCGCGTAGGGACGCATGTCGCGCATCATGGCGCCGTGATAGGCGTGGCCGGATTCATGGGCGAGGGTGAGCATGTCGCCCAGGGATTCGTTGTAGGTCATGAAAATGCGCGACTCTTTGCTGAGCATGGAACTGGTGCAGTAACCGCCGGGCCGCTTGCCGGCGCGGGGCTCCCAGTCGACCCAGTTCTTGGCGATCACTTGGCGCTCGAAAAAACTTCCCAGCG
It contains:
- a CDS encoding chemotaxis protein CheD — encoded protein: MHSAAKPNPNQSEAVLEVKNAAHEKLYLHPGQLFASRQSHAVTTILGSCVAVCLWDAVKKIGGINHYLLPAFTGDGVASPRFGNVAIAELIEQLTALGCRKRDLQAKLFGGACVIAAFRNRATHLGWENVQTAEKILEREDIPVIGQDIGGDKGRKLIFHTDDGSAWVKRL
- a CDS encoding response regulator, with translation MASRKILLVDNSETILQMEQMILQRDSYELMIARDGEEGVAKALATLPDLILMDVVMPKMDGFAAVKRLRENALTREVPIVMVTTKSEATAMECGYESGCNDYVIKPIDSLELITKVRNLLGD
- a CDS encoding YbjQ family protein produces the protein MIDSKLITTAQEIPGYRIARNVGVVRGIIVRSRSLLGNIGASLQTLFGGNITIYTELCERARDDAHRLMIEHAGQLGANAIIGVRYDATEIAAGVTEVLAYGTAVNAEVFRG
- a CDS encoding RNA-binding protein; its protein translation is MKLRWVTFLGRKHQRNIRDDTDNEAIRLDKWLWAARFFKTRALAAEAIGGGKIDIDGARAKPSRVVRIGDKLNIRRGPIEWAIVVKAVSRLRGPAPQAQGLYEETTESVAKRQAVAAQMKFERGVEFDSPGRPSKRDRRDIAKFTKRGW
- the surE gene encoding 5'/3'-nucleotidase SurE — its product is MIILLSNDDGIQSEGLTALEKSLAKLGEIYTVAPDRAQSSMSHALTLHRPLRVHEIGPRRLSVDGTPVDCVKLALTGLLPVKPDLVVSGINKGPNLGDDIIYSGTVSAAIEATLLGIPAIAVSLVTFSNFDFHIAAEFTATLIERIQQPGIPAGTLLNVNVPNLPKAQLKGWKLTRMGKRHYSENIVERVDPRGGKYYWIGGDDLGFAHDDGTDCVAVHEGFVSVTPLQVDLTDHKLLNEAPLGHFPWP
- a CDS encoding tRNA guanosine(34) transglycosylase Tgt, which codes for MLDSACVNSRLQFTLEAEANGSRARATTFQTLHGPVETPIFMPVGTQATVKAQSAESLRATGARLLLANTYHLLLRPGPEVFKKFSGIHRFMNWDGPVLTDSGGFQIFSLPHSRAINESGARFNSYVDGKTFLLSPESSIEMQQAIGSDIRMVLDQCIPSTAAYDEAREAMELTHRWALRAIAAHGDSAAALFGIVQGAAHTELRKQSVVFLRELPFDGLAIGGLAVGETHAERYDLTELVTELLPINLPRYLMGVGTPIDILEAVHRGVDMFDCIIPTQLAQRGVVFTSLGKLQLRRTAYKLNDDAVDTACDCQCCRQYSRAYLHHLIKSGEVLGWHLLGMHNLAFYHRLMLEMREQILAGRFAAYYREKRIELARSDEDHPSHAPRKAKSSQPARLGDYEIFRSAQGFSSIRQISSGEIMHSVIAPIEEANKLYIEQSALAERLNQSNSNELVIWDVGLGAATNAMTAIHCFEKCYAFNNALRPLRVISFERDLDPLILAAKYPGELPHLRHGAPTKILATGNWQHPSGLLHWQLLNGDFRVHLDAAPTPELIFYDPFSFKIDIELWTGEIFARIFRRCAGKPAELYTYSASTAVRVALLSAGFFVAQGIGSGPKIETTLAFTQAKSVTRHPLAPQLLDHKWLARWRRSEAKFPATVHENDKPQFAAMIENHRQFSAGL
- a CDS encoding CinA family nicotinamide mononucleotide deamidase-related protein — protein: MANAEIVAIGSELLLGQIVDTNSAWMAQRLTALGVNLYFKSVVGDNPARMKEVIARAIERADIVITSGGIGPTQDDLTRDIVAEVTGRKLIQDAGMLEQVESHFRRRGRPMTPNNLRQSYMPEGAIPVKNPNGTAPSFVVEDPRGIIFSLPGVPVEMKWLFENEVEPYLIKKFNLAEVIHYRVLKIVGIGESAVDDKVGHLIANSSNPTVGVLALPGQVDVRIAAKAANRDEAMKMIAPVEAEVRGLLGTAIFAADDETMELVTGKLLREKKQTVAACEDLTCGQLAERLQTASNENFGAGFICNGEAALRSLLKNSQAASRIDEVLKDPLALTDAMAQAARQQSGCDFGLALHAVADPNSKIQNLAGGETYVSLTDGKTFLRRESTSAGRGAYDRSRMTLNAIDLLRTALLEGMN